A stretch of Elstera cyanobacteriorum DNA encodes these proteins:
- a CDS encoding sensor histidine kinase, with protein MLTSLRSKFALLFLTFIAVPAVLGVIGMGALQAVNDPATEIREVWLPKLRILAALNDHLSDFRLAEGDYMAAADEEERSTHAVTLARLGGEIAANIAEYRVSQPASNASKEAQAFQQFVTAWNTYREIATRLMTQAATLDRQTARQLYRTENQQAYWKASDLLDQLTAADIEEAEASRDQAKSVYDDTSMRFIVIIVGVVGLAILAMAMVNRTISSPLIQLVGVLTRIPQRDFSAPVPHTGRRDEIGAIARAITVFREQAAELEETLRREHGLLTQQRNFITMASHEIRTPLTGIDGHARRLERQADHVAPAEIAERAGRIRAAVRRLTQVVESVTRAAQWDQDPAEVHLRPHALPSVLADIVQRAREENPQRAILLTCAPFPQPLRLDPALLDQAVTNLLGNALKYSDPSTTVSITARMDGDWALVEVEDQGIGIPEAEREQIRTRFFRASNARATVGSGVGLYIVDQIMAIHGGTMSIDSRLNEGTRVTLRLPLSSPISLPEGASL; from the coding sequence GTGCTGACCTCCCTACGGTCGAAATTCGCCCTGCTGTTCCTTACTTTCATCGCGGTCCCGGCCGTGCTGGGGGTGATCGGCATGGGGGCCCTACAGGCGGTTAACGATCCAGCAACCGAGATTCGCGAGGTTTGGCTGCCAAAGCTTCGCATTTTGGCGGCGCTGAACGATCATTTAAGCGATTTCCGCTTGGCGGAAGGCGATTACATGGCCGCAGCGGATGAGGAAGAGCGCAGCACCCATGCTGTCACGCTGGCGCGCTTGGGCGGGGAAATCGCCGCCAATATCGCCGAATACCGCGTCTCGCAGCCCGCCAGCAATGCAAGCAAGGAAGCACAGGCCTTTCAGCAGTTCGTGACCGCGTGGAATACCTATCGCGAGATTGCGACGCGGCTGATGACCCAGGCAGCGACACTCGACCGCCAGACGGCGCGGCAACTCTATCGCACGGAGAACCAACAAGCTTATTGGAAGGCCAGCGACCTGCTGGACCAATTAACGGCAGCGGATATTGAAGAGGCGGAGGCCAGCCGCGACCAGGCTAAATCGGTCTATGACGATACCTCCATGCGTTTCATTGTCATCATCGTCGGCGTGGTTGGGCTGGCGATCCTGGCCATGGCGATGGTCAACCGCACGATCTCCTCGCCGCTGATCCAATTGGTCGGTGTTTTGACCCGGATCCCGCAGCGCGATTTCAGCGCCCCTGTCCCCCACACTGGGCGGCGGGATGAAATCGGCGCGATTGCCCGCGCCATTACCGTTTTCCGCGAACAGGCCGCCGAGCTAGAGGAAACCCTGCGCCGCGAGCATGGGCTACTGACCCAGCAACGCAATTTTATCACCATGGCCAGCCACGAGATTCGCACCCCGCTCACCGGGATTGACGGACACGCGCGCCGCCTGGAACGCCAGGCCGATCACGTGGCCCCGGCGGAAATCGCCGAACGCGCCGGGCGCATCCGCGCCGCCGTCCGCCGCTTAACCCAGGTGGTGGAAAGCGTCACCCGTGCCGCCCAATGGGACCAAGATCCGGCGGAAGTTCACCTGCGCCCCCATGCGCTGCCCAGTGTGCTGGCCGATATTGTTCAGCGCGCGCGGGAGGAGAACCCGCAGCGGGCGATTTTACTGACCTGCGCCCCCTTTCCGCAGCCGCTCAGGCTTGATCCCGCCTTGCTGGATCAAGCCGTCACCAATCTTCTTGGCAATGCCTTGAAGTATTCCGATCCCAGCACGACTGTATCGATAACCGCCCGTATGGACGGCGATTGGGCGCTGGTGGAGGTCGAGGACCAGGGCATCGGCATCCCGGAAGCTGAACGGGAGCAAATTCGCACGCGGTTTTTCCGCGCCTCCAACGCCCGTGCCACCGTGGGCAGTGGCGTCGGGCTGTATATCGTCGATCAGATCATGGCCATCCACGGTGGAACCATGAGTATCGACAGTCGTC